The following proteins come from a genomic window of Actinomarinicola tropica:
- a CDS encoding NUDIX hydrolase gives MSGGTLVRAAGAVVWRRSSGGGEVEVLLVHRPRHEDWSLPKGKLDPGESWEDAACREIEEETGVVGALGRELCGAAYTVAEGPKLVRYWLMSVVSDRSAERRPDDEVDEARWCVLDEARSLLDHDLDRVVLRSASLAW, from the coding sequence GTGAGCGGCGGGACGCTCGTCCGGGCGGCGGGCGCCGTCGTCTGGCGGCGATCGTCGGGCGGCGGCGAGGTCGAGGTGCTGCTGGTGCACCGGCCCCGGCACGAGGACTGGTCGTTGCCGAAGGGGAAGCTCGATCCCGGCGAGTCGTGGGAGGACGCGGCCTGCCGGGAGATCGAGGAGGAGACCGGGGTGGTGGGCGCTCTCGGCCGGGAGCTGTGCGGCGCGGCGTACACCGTGGCCGAGGGGCCGAAGCTGGTGCGCTACTGGCTGATGTCGGTCGTGTCCGACCGGTCGGCCGAACGGCGTCCCGACGACGAGGTCGACGAGGCGCGCTGGTGCGTGCTCGACGAGGCGCGGTCGTTGCTCGACCACGACCTGGACCGGGTCGTGCTGCGGTCTGCGAGCCTGGCGTGGTGA